Proteins from a single region of candidate division WOR-3 bacterium:
- the buk gene encoding butyrate kinase, whose protein sequence is MDYYILVINPGAGSTRIAVFKNNQPILEENIRHSPEELKRFPNVIDQYHWRRDKVIEYLKSKNFELKNLHAVVGRGGPLKPLTSGTYLVNEKLIEDIKNGNYQSEHPSLLGAMIAKEVADSVGVNAYFVDPVSVDEFWELSRFSGLKEINRKALSHALNVRMVAKKAAKELKKPYEECNFVIVHLGTGITVAAHLKGKQVDSSNANEDGPFSPQRTGALPTIPLVELCFSGKYSESEIKKKLLREGGLLSYLGTDDIQEVEKKIARGDKYAELVYNGMIYQIAKEVGAYAVVLKGEIDAIIITGGIAHSEKFVNTLKSWIEFLCPKFFVYPGEGEMEALALGVLRVLTGEEAAKEYK, encoded by the coding sequence ATGGATTACTATATTTTGGTGATAAACCCCGGTGCTGGGTCCACCAGGATTGCGGTTTTTAAAAATAATCAACCGATATTGGAGGAAAATATTCGTCACAGTCCAGAAGAATTAAAACGATTCCCGAATGTTATTGATCAGTATCACTGGCGAAGGGATAAAGTGATTGAGTATCTCAAAAGCAAAAATTTTGAATTGAAAAATTTACACGCGGTCGTGGGTCGTGGCGGTCCACTCAAACCTTTGACGAGTGGGACATATCTGGTAAATGAAAAATTGATTGAGGATATCAAAAACGGTAATTACCAATCAGAACATCCTTCGCTCCTGGGGGCAATGATTGCCAAAGAAGTGGCGGATAGTGTCGGTGTGAATGCCTATTTTGTTGACCCAGTATCAGTAGATGAATTCTGGGAATTATCCAGGTTTTCGGGGTTGAAAGAGATAAACCGGAAGGCATTGAGCCACGCCCTGAATGTGAGGATGGTGGCAAAGAAGGCAGCGAAAGAATTAAAAAAGCCGTACGAAGAGTGCAATTTTGTTATTGTCCATCTCGGGACCGGTATAACTGTTGCCGCCCATCTGAAGGGCAAACAGGTTGATTCATCAAATGCAAATGAGGATGGGCCATTTTCACCACAAAGAACTGGTGCATTGCCGACGATTCCTCTGGTGGAATTATGTTTCAGTGGAAAATATAGTGAATCCGAGATAAAGAAAAAACTTTTGCGCGAAGGTGGTTTACTCTCTTATCTTGGCACCGATGATATCCAAGAAGTGGAGAAAAAGATTGCCCGGGGCGATAAATATGCGGAACTGGTTTATAACGGCATGATTTACCAAATAGCAAAAGAAGTCGGTGCATATGCGGTGGTGCTGAAAGGCGAAATTGATGCGATAATCATCACCGGGGGTATTGCCCATTCAGAAAAATTTGTTAATACATTAAAATCCTGGATAGAATTTTTGTGCCCTAAATTTTTTGTATATCCGGGCGAAGGAGAGATGGAGGCACTGGCACTCGGTGTTTTGCGCGTCCTTACGGGTGAAGAGGCAGCAAAAGAATATAAATAA